A genomic segment from Micropterus dolomieu isolate WLL.071019.BEF.003 ecotype Adirondacks linkage group LG03, ASM2129224v1, whole genome shotgun sequence encodes:
- the LOC123968619 gene encoding zinc finger protein 226-like: MNRSWRRSQMENRKRGRDGPKHHRCQHCDKSFTTSGYLKNHQRVHTGEKPYSCDQCGKTFSRSDKLKIHQRVHQIFHTGVKPHRCEQCGTTFSRSDSLKFHQRVHTGEKPYRCEQCGKTFAKSGNLKIHQRVHTGEKPYRCEQCGKSFAKSGTLEIHQRVHRGDKPYWCEQCGKTFTKSDSLKIHERVHTGEKPHGCELCGKTFAKSSNLKIHKRVHTGEKPHRCEQCGKSFAKSDSLKIHERVHRGDEPYWCEQCGKTFTKSDSLKIHERVHTGEKTHGCELCGKTFAKSCNLKIHKRVHTGEKPYWCEECGKTFSRSGTLKIHQRVHTGEKPYWCEECGKSFTTSSDLKIHQRVHTGEKPYWCEQCGKTFTTSGELKIHKRVHTGEKPYWCEQCGKFFTRSGDLKKHQRVHTGEKPYRCEQCGKTFTASDSLKIHQRVHTGEKPYWCDQCGKSYADRRTLRRHKCLSMTVFTEPSELFPSALNTTTCHRVTVLD, encoded by the exons ATGAATCGCTCATGGCGACGTTCCCAGATGGAGAAC agaaagagaggaagagatggaccCAAACATCACCGCTGTCAAcactgtgacaaatccttcacaACATCTGGATATTTGAAGAATCATCagagagttcacactggagagaaaccgtacagctgtgaccagtgtgggaaaactttcagtAGATCAGATaaactaaaaatccaccaacgtgttcatcAGATATTTCACACTGGAGTGAAACCTCacaggtgtgaacagtgtggaacaACTTTCAGTAGATCAGATTCCCTAAAattccaccaacgtgttcacactggagagaaaccgtacaggtgtgaacagtgtggaaaaacctTTGCTAAATCAGGTAATCTAAAAAttcaccaacgtgttcacactggagagaaaccgtacaggtgtgaacagtgtgggaaatctTTCGCTAAATCGGGTACTCTAGAAAttcaccaacgtgttcacaggGGAGATAAACcttactggtgtgaacagtgtggaaaaactttcactaAATCAGATTCCCTAAAAATCCAcgaacgtgttcacactggagagaaacctcaCGGGTGTGAActgtgtgggaaaacttttgCTAAATCATCTAATCTAAAAATTCacaaacgtgttcacactggggaaaaacctcacaggtgtgaacagtgtgggaaatctTTCGCTAAATCAGATTCCCTAAAAATCCACGAACGTGTTCACAGGGGAGATGAACcttactggtgtgaacagtgtggaaaaactttcactaAATCAGATTCCCTAAAAATCCAcgaacgtgttcacactggagaaaaaaCTCACGGGTGTGAActgtgtgggaaaacttttgCTAAATCATGTAATCTAAAAATTCacaaacgtgttcacactggagagaaaccgtactggtgtgaagagtgtgggaaaactttcagtAGATCAGGTACTCTAAAAAttcaccaacgtgttcacactggagagaaaccgtactggtgtgaagaGTGTGGAAAATCTTTCACTACATCAAgtgacctaaaaatccaccaacgtgttcacactggagagaaaccgtactggtgtgaacagtgtggaaaaactttcactacatcaggtgAGCTAAAAATCCacaaacgtgttcacactggagagaaaccgtactggtgtgaacagtgtgggaaatttTTCACTCGGTCAGGTGACCTAAAAAaacaccaacgtgttcacactggagagaaaccatacaggtgtgaacagtgtggaaaaacctTCACTGCATCAGATTcactaaaaatccaccaacgtgttcacactggagagaaaccgtactggtgtgaccaATGTGGCAAATCGTATGCCGACAGGAGAACCCTTAGACGACACAAATGCCTCAGTATGACGGTTTTCACAGAGCCGAGCGAGCTGTTTCCTTCTGCCCTGAATACAACTACCTGTCATCGTGTGACTGTGCTGGACTAA
- the LOC123968146 gene encoding dendritic cell-specific transmembrane protein, protein MRIDVRLYTEVLPPLPLSSLISRMLLSWTAIKQSLEDIGHLALGVFITGKGDGFRITLILLLTCSFFSLLLSSLLLLYLLSTLNYELAVAGGIAVCFGTLMTVALFLSKRVRCLGTLFVISVFMKKSRNLLLTAGTSLVVLRNIRNTLENLTGLVRSMICNLKAKKAAIIAPFGNYVKMLKWLGNMLKGVTDLGVLNLDSQLKVSHRLESEQFREKLTEAEQNLNETVKYVQSLMNTVSSLTERLFPAISFLVLMMFIALYIKKFCNDMKYENRFISSKFVSFDEKQKAEGKPHVLPLTPEEEKLYTAVPSARPTTREGRAILKFCVPVVSHFVSWVIFVTVDALLYCFVDIITTKLSELEPFHVPLLMSIKGIATLIGIPFVEENHQKDFSYSVTLFEKKCLPKPKLLLYNSVVPLAAILLTLLIMALVAAKVAQLRLMVCERFFSTAAEERVEHLHAKILRKRSKRGRKTNICSLTSLYFKPHFWCPLLFRPRENRQSIV, encoded by the exons ATGAGAATAGATGTCAGGCTCTACACGGAAG TGCTGCCCCCCCTCCCACTATCTTCTTTAATATCCAGGATGTTACTATCATGGACTGCAATAAAACAGAGCCTCGAGGATATCGGTCATCTGGCGTTGGGTGTTTTCATAACTGGTAAAGGGGATGGCTTTCGAATaactctcatcctcctcctcacctgtaGCTTCTTCAGCCTCCTGCTCAGCTCCCTGCTACTCCTGTACCTCCTCTCCACCCTGAACTATGAGCTAGCTGTGGCTGGAGGGATTGCTGTCTGCTTTGGGACACTAATGACAGTTGCCCTCTTCCTATCAAAGAGAGTGAGGTGCTTAGGGACTTTATTTgtgatctctgttttcatgAAGAAGAGTCGGAACCTGCTCCTGACTGCTGGGACCAGTTTAGTGGTTCTTAGAAATATCCGCAACACCTTGGAGAACCTCACAGGCCTGGTCAGGAGCATGATTTGCAACCTGAAGGCCAAGAAAGCAGCCATCATTGCTCCATTCGGTAACTATGTGAAGATGCTGAAGTGGCTTGGAAATATGCTCAAGGGGGTTACAGACTTGGGGGTTTTGAACCTTGACTCCCAACTCAAGGTTTCACACAGACTGGAATCAGAACAATTCAGGGAGAAACTCACAGAAGCAGAGCAGAATCTGAATGAAACTGTAAAGTATGTACAGTCCCTTATGAATACAGTCTCCTCTTTGACCGAGCGTCTGTTTCCTGCCATCAGCTTCCTCGTGCTCATGATGTTTATAGCgctgtacataaaaaaattCTGCAATGACATGAAGTATGAAAACAGGTTCATCAGCAGCAAATTTGTTAGTTTTGATGAGAAGCAGAAGGCAGAAGGAAAGCCCCATGTCCTCCCCCTCACACCAGAGGAAGAGAAGCTGTACACTGCTGTCCCCTCTGCACGCCCCACCACCAGAGAGGGGAGAGCTATCCTGAAATTTTGTGTTCCAGTTGTCTCCCACTTTGTATCTTGGGTTATATTTGTAACTGTGGATGCCTTATTATACTGTTTTGTTGATATTATAACAACAAAATTATCTGAGCTGGAGCCATTCCACGTTCCATTGTTAATGAGCATCAAA GGGATTGCAACTTTAATAGGTATaccatttgttgaagaaaacCATCAAAAAGACTTTTCGTACTCTGTGACCCTGTTTGAGAAGAAGTGTCTTCCTAAACCCAAGCTGCTGCTCTATAACTCCGTAGTTCCTTTGGCTGCCATCCTGCTCACTCTGCTTATTATGGCTCTTGTGGCTGCCAAAGTGGCCCAGCTCAGGCTGATGGTCTGTGAGCGATTCTTCTCCACTGCCGCGGAGGAGAGAGTGGAACACTTGCATGCCAAAATCCTGAGGAAGAGATCGAAAAGGGGGAGGAAGACAAACATCTGCAGCCTCACATCACTCTATTTTAAG CCACATTTCTGGTGCCCTCTGCTCTTCAGGCCCAGGGAGAATCGACAAAGTATCGTGTGA